aaacatACCAATTTAAGTtctttgtgatattaatcttattttagttTGTAAGATTTTGTAACTATGCTTATCTTTTTGGCTCCcgattatatataatatatcttcaaTCGAATTGACCACattctactaaaaaaaaagtgatcgcTCAAAAATAGTTAGtcgataaaaaatatttaagtatTATATCTAAAAAGATTTGTGAACgataaaaatacttttcatccactcatttttataagcactcgaagttatcattttttaagaagaTATTTTCTCAATCATTCGGCATATAAAGGCACTCAAAATGTTCTCTTAGAATCTTGAGTGATTTTCTACTTACTTTTATCGtacaaaaatatatgaaagagaataaataattaaataaatgaactgACCTTTAtagacaaggaaaaagaaaattaaagaaaaggccAAATGGTGGCCCAAAGTAGCGCCACTTGCAGCGGTGGTGGCCCCTCCTACTCCAGGCAACCACGTTCGTTAACTTTGGAACATGTCtcatttacattttttgttttgatgacCCATGAACCGCTGGAGATCACCTTTCAGGGATCACACGACTCTCCGTTCTTCAATAAAGATCAATTGAGCCTCACCGCAGTTCGCTTATTTAGATGTAAACCATCTGGGCTGGCCCAAAGAAAATACCTTTGGACCCCCACTTAAGTCACAAGCATCCGGAGATTCGAATTCGTTCCCACGACAATGAGATAGTGAAGCCCAAGTATTACGGCTACCTACGGGTGAGTctcatttacattttttttatttgcaatcTTACTTACATTGAGCttatttccatttcttctttttgacatAAATATAGTAGTTATCAcacactaaaaataaaataaaagataagtgATGGCTCGAGACCGCACAACCTTAAGCtagcggttttttttttttggtgaaaattaaGCTAGCGGTGTTTCATCTcagcaagtgaaaaaaaaaatcttgttttttctctttatgtAATGACTCGATACTTAACATAATCATCCAAGTCAACATTTCTATTCATATGCTTAGCCAAAGGTTTTTTTGTCAAAGGGTTAACttcgacaaaaataaataaataacttttacTTATCACTTTAGCTCCAAAAACAATTATGCGAACAAAAtagtgaaaaaattaaaagaagtatATTGACTGACGGTGTCGGTATTACAATTACCAAAGCAAATAATTGAGCGGTGACAAATGGCGACTGATGATATGTTATGAATAGGTAGTGATGAGACTCTCGCATGATTAATCACATCTTTAGCaagtcaattgatttttttttttccctttatggCCTTAccagttttttattattattattattttttattatttttttttggtgctgaaGGAACCGCCTCAGTTGATAGTCGAAGTGTAAACCCCCAAGTGCTACGtaagcgggaggacccaccacctcAGCAGCACACTTAAATCATCAAGTAATCCCGTCAGAGCCTTTACTTCGCAAATGTTTTGAACTCTTCACATCTTTCGCAAAGGTTCACTGAAGCTTACCCAATGGAGCCACCATGGCCGATGGTTCCTTACCAGTTTATTGGATGTTAttaaaatacatgaaaattagaaaatgtgGACAGGAGATTTATATATCGAAATCGTCAAAATGAATTGGTTCAAAATCATCCCTAATGATATGTAATCTTGTAAACTTCTTTAATCTCTTTGTCACGCATGTCTCACGACGCACATCAAATTTGACTATTAGGACCACCGCAGATCTTGGGGACTCAAGCCTTTTTAGTTTCCTTTACGCATCGAGTTCTTTGATTAGCTTTCGGTCACGAATTTTCTAAGACCATGTCGTCCGATTCTCAATTAGTTAAAATTTGGTAGGTCAGCAAAAAATTGACCTCGCATGAAGAAGGACATGTCTATGGTACACTCACCTCCAGCtaatcccatttttttttttttttaatttatttcaacttttatacttgacaaactTTTTTCCGtgcttctttcctcattttaATGGATCTGTTCAAGGATCGTGAATTTTTACATTCACTCAACATTCATTGACCCAAGAAATTACAATCGCGACGCGCTACAAGAAAAATGCAACTGGACCACAACATGATGTCAGCATATTTGAGTTTGCGTTAACCGTACTTGTGGGAAAAATATATGTCTATGCTTAGTTTGTAGCGGCGATTTCtaggaaaattacccaaaaagtcataaacttattacaattgtatcaattcaattataaatattttataattgtgcATTTAGTCTATTCATCCAATTATAGCCGGTGGTAATTTTTTAAAGGGGGAGATggagggttcaaatccccacattcttgggaggattggggtggggacgatttcattttaggagtgagtttcgactcccacacccTACAAGGAGGTATGGCAAAaatttgagagtgagtgttagggTAGGATTAGAGTAAAACTgacgaaaaaaaatatttattttatttgaattttttttttctttttccgtttcCTTTTCTTGCTACGGGTGTAGGTGACCTTGCCTGCAGTTGGTGAGGCCTTGCCTACCTTTGTTGAGGCCTTGGCAAGGGCCACAACCCTCACCGACAGTTGGTAAGAGATCCACGACCCTCACTTAGTGGCTGGCCAttgcgggaaaaaaaaaagctaaaggaggaggaaaagaaaaaaaagaaaaggaaaaggaaaaaattaataaaaaattatttaaaaagttaccaCATCAACGTTGCCCAAACGGTCAGCAACCACATCAACGCTAACaagccaaaattgatcagattgattgaatttgcacaattgcaaaatatttaagactaaattgaccaagaaaaaagtttatgattgaattagtaaaacTGTAATAGGTTGAACGCTTTTTTAGTAATTCGCTCGTCAATTTCTTGATTTGATACGAATAAAGTGATTTTGTAGTAACCGGATTCGCACTACAAATTGTTTTTGATGATCCTATATTAATCTAGTGATGTCGGACAAGCTATCTATATATTTCCAAacctataatatatatatcaagaaaagtgagatattaGCAATATTTGTTATATAGGAAAAATTACTTAAacaatcctaaacttattgcaatttttctaattggtgtcaatttaatattcttgaccaattttggccgagcGACACCGACCATCCAACCGACACTAACATAgataacattttaataatattttattttatttttcttttttctttacttcctcctccttcctcaagTGATCGGCCAAAGGCAAAGTCCCTTGCTAGCCTCAAGGAAGCTTGGCCATGGTTACGTGACCTTGCCCAGGTTGCTCATTGggtcggcgagggtcgagccttaGCAACCATGGGCAAGGCCCGACCATGCCAAAGGTCGCAAGGTTGAAGGCCAGCCTCTGGCGAGGGCTGCCAATGgtcgggcaaggctcgccttcaTTGAATCTGGCGACGATGGAGCCTTGCTAGCTATGGGCAAGTCGCAGTCTTGCCATGATTGGGTGAGGCTGAGGTTCACTAAATCTGGTGGGACCTCGCTTAGCCATGGCGAAGGCGACTTCGCCGGATTTGGTGGGGCCTCGCTTAGCCAAGGCGAGGGTGACCTCACCTAAGGCGACCTTGTCATcactaggcgaggctcgcccttgccaatGGTTGGTGGCGGCAAGCCTCGCCACCACTCGCCTTTGATCGTCGCCGGctagagggaggaggaggaaaaaaaaatcgaaaaaagtaaaatattattaaaatattgtcaaCGCGCATATCGACTGGACAATTGACATTGACATACATATCAAGCACCGGTTGATCAAAGTTGGTCAAAAGGACTAAACCGACacaattacaaaaggtttatgattaaatttataaaaaataaagtttatcactaaattgaacaaattgcaaaagatttaaaattattttggtaatttcctcTTGTTCTGTAAGTTATCAATTTAAGCAAGCGAGGTCtcgaatttttttcaaagatggCAATGATCTTGACTGGTTGGTTTTGATTGTCATCAATAATTTCTTCACGTCACTTCGAATTAAGTACATTGGGCACTTTCTCACCGCATCAACTGAATTGTTGAACCACCGCCTGCGGTGGCCGCGCTGGATAAGAGCTTAGTACCTGCCAGGAGACCCCAGGTCATGGGGAGGAGTTCTTTATTTCAATGTACAGCGCGATTTACCCGTGGGCCGGGTCATCGGTGGTGGGCGGGTCCACCCTGGGAGCGACAAGCTTCcctgggtaaaaaaaaaaaaaaactgaattgTTGACTTAATCGGTCTTTTCGTGCCAATGCCATCAATCAAGCTGAATCTCATTGAGTaccgaattttcaattttcaacatCTAATTGGTTTATCAAACATGCCCAAGCTTAGCAATTGCAGACTCACAGGAAACTCAACACATGCATCTATGGAAATATGAAAAGGACTCTTACCATCTGCTTTGGAAGGTCTGAGGCCTTGCATGGCTAGCCACGTTCGGTGGAAGCTGCAGCTTTggcttttttttcccctcccgATCGAGGTGTCCAACTCATTCTTGAGTAGAACCTTGTTTCCGCTTGTCCAATGTCAAATCAAATACATGCTTGCACGATATCGATCAATCTTTTCATATTCCAGGCAGGCATCGGCACATTCTTAATGTTCAGCTTGTGCAAGCGAGATCTACTGTTATCCCCCGATTACTATTTCCAAACTGTACTCAGAGAGAACTTGAAGCTTTCCACTATGTGACTTCTCTAAAGCTCTCCCCTCCAAGTAACCCTCCCACTGCTCCTTGGAAAAGCAGCTGCCCCGAGATCTGATAGCACGGCTCCTGCTTgcatccttcaaattttgaagctTAGCTGCAATTATAtcctcctctccctccgtcCTCAGTATTTCCATGGAAGGTGGACCCAATAACATCCCAATCACGTATTGGTTAAACCCAGATTACTGAATCATGGAGAAATGGGTGCTCTCGTGAAATGACAAGGCTAGCACCTTGATTATCAGCATCACGATCAACTGCAGCGGAGTCCCTGCCAAATAACACACGAACTTCCAGTGACACACTTCAAGCTCTTTCCTCAACATTCTTATTAAACAGGGCATGCCAAGCAATCAAAACCAGCCTTGAACTCTGTACCACTTCCCCTAGACCACAGACGAAATACCATACCCTTTAAAAACGGAAAGTTCCTCTCAATAGAGGATGTGACAATTTCTTATCATGGTCAGTGGAAAAGGGAAGATGACTATTTAAATTCTGGTAAACGACTTACCCTTCAAAAGGCAAGAGTGCTCTCTTGAACCCCATTGAACTTCTTGTTCCATCTCAATAACCTCCATCGACCACCCCATCACTAGTAGGTTGTCCAGGTCGGCAAGCCACCAATCAATGTCACCAGTTGCTAGCTGCCAACACCCCTGGTCCCCAGCAACCACCGTCACCCTTCACCGGTCACTGGTTGCTACCGGGTGTCTGTCACTGCTACACTGTTTCAATTGATGGTAGTAATTAGCGACTCATTGTCACCCGTCAATGCTACCAGTGACCGTTGCCATTACTGTTGATTCATCAAATTTTGTTTGGaattttatggaaataaatagAGAACCCTGAAGATGATTTTAGTATCAGAAGAATGACACAGATGAGCagcaattattattattacaaagAAAATCATTGTTGAACTGCAGTTTATAAGTCAAAGCCCCACGCATGCAAGTAGAAGCCCCTTGAATCCTTGAGTGACTTAGGCCTCAAAACAATATAAGTAGCCTTGCAGCTTTGACAAAATTGCTAACCATTTGcttgttcttcctcttcctcctttctttgcTTAAGTTGCGGAAAGAGAGGCATCACATATTCAAGAGACAAGTTCCAAAGAATAGCAGAGAATTCTCTCCAGAAAAAGTGAACAGTGAAGAGAGCCAATATGCGAGTGATCATTCTATTCTCTCTGCCAAGACAAAGCAATCAATAGATGACCTTCCAGAGCTCAATAAAAGGGCACATTTTTGCAGATTATTCACTTATGTAGAGTAAACTAGCCAAAATCAGGTTACCTGTTAAAGAGTAGTATCTGTGTGCTTGCCAAGCTACTCAGTTGCAGAATACCCAGGCTTTTTGTAGCATCAACATGTAACATCTCCACTTGTCATGGATCTTGAATAAAAGCCACGTTGGCCAATGAAGATGGATGATGCAGGTCAACATCCCATGCAGAAAAAGTCATTGCTCTTCATGTGTTCATTTTGATGAAGCAGTAATGCATTAGCATGAATGATTCATACAAAAGTTGAGCATGCCAATTAAGAGTCTAGATTGGCTTCAACTCCTATTTAATTGTACATATAAATTGTTGGGGTCATTGATTTTCATTTGTAATAGGCcagaaatttttatgatatcaGCAAACGATTCACCATGAAAACCAGAGTCCTCGTTCTTTCTTGAGAATCCCAATTAAATCGACCAGATAAGCCAGCTATTTTCCAGTTTTCTGGTCTCTTTCATCCTGTTGTATAGGACAAAAAGATCTATTAGTTATCTAACTTCTTTTGACTTCATAAGCAAAAGAAGGTTGATGCAGGGAATAAACCGAAGGTCAGCATATGAAACAGCAGCTACTGCGGGGAATCCACTCGACTATACCCCTTACACTTCTTAATTGCATTTCTCTCCATCATCATGCGCACTTTGTTTGCATCATCCCAGCGTCCGGCATCTGCATACATGTTGTATAGCAAGATGTATGGTGCTGAACTTTCTGGCTCAAGTTGCATCAATGCTTCAGCTGCGACTCGAGCCAGCTCCACATTGTCATGCACTCTACAAGCACCAAGTAAAGCACCCCAAACAGCCTTATCTGGCTTCATTGGCATGCCCTTTATTATATCGAAGGCCTCGTTAAGCTGCCCGTGCCGGCCCACTATGTCCACAAGTGATGCAAAATGTTCAACCGTTGGTTCTATGCCATACTCCTTAGACATCGACAGAAAATGCCTCCGGCCTTCTTCCACTAACCCAACATGAGCACAAGCACTCAGAACAGAAATAAAGGTTATATAAGTAGGCCTAACTTCAAATCTCTTCATCAATTTAAAGAGTTCAAGAGCCTCTGCAGCAAACCCATGAGATGCATATCCTCCAATCATTGCGTTCCAAGTGATCACATTCTTCTGTAAGTTCACCTCATCAAAGATAGTCCGAGCATCGACAATCGCCCCACATCTTGAGTACATAGTGATGAGGGAATTGTTTATAGGCACATCTGGGTTAACTATTTTGTTGACCAGCTGGTGGATCTGCAAACCTAGGGAAAGATCAACAAGACCAGTGGCTATGGCTAGAATGGAAGATAAAGTATGTCGATCGGGTTTCTCCCCATTGGTCAGCATCTGAATGAAGAGTACAACCGCTCCTTTATAGTCCTCATTTTTCTCATATCCTGCTATCACAGAATTCCATGAGACCAAGTTCTTTTGAGGCATCTTCTCAAATAAATCCCTCGCAAATTCAAGGTTTCCAGTTTCGGCGTATCCTGAGATCATAGTATTCCACGTAAAAGTATCAGGATTAGGCATATCTTGAAAAAGTTTGGACGCCTCTTCCATGTTAGACATGTGTACATAACCACTAATCATGGTGTTCCAAGAAAATGTATCACGTTCTGTCATTTGATCAAAGAGTTCTCTGGCAGCAACAGTATTTCCTACTTTAACGTAGGACATGATCATGGTATTCCATGACACCACATTTCTCACGAACTTCTGAGCacccccctcccctctctcaTTACCAAATGGGATCAGGTCAAAAAGATAACGAGCCTCTTCAATGCGTCTTCTTTGGCCATACCCAGCAATCAGAGTGTTATAAGCTCCCACTGTATCTTCCCTGCCATCCGGATTCCCGTGTTCAAGAAAAATCCTAGCAGCTTCATCTAATTTATCATTACGAATAAGACCTGACACAAGGCCACTTAGAGAAGCCGAATCCCGATCCGGCATCTCCTTAAAAAACCCAACTGCGCGTTCCACATCACCGTTCCTCAGAAACCCAGTTACCATCGTATTCCAAGAAACGACATTTCTCTCAGGCATCCGCTGAAACAGCCACAACGCCTCATCCATCCTCCCCACCTTCGCATACCCACTAATCATCGTGTTCCAGGAAATGCAATCTCTCTCGGGCATTCGCTCAAACAGTTCCCTCCCTTCCTCAACGAACCCACTCCCGCGACACGAGACGTAACCCGAAATCATCAGATTCCACGACGTAACGTCCCTCTCGGGCATTCCGTCGAACAGCTCGCGCGCCCTCGCCATTGCTCCTCTTTTCACGTAGCCCGTGATCATGGCGTTCCACGTCACGGTGTTCCGGCACTCGGCGGCGTCGAAGACCGCTCTGGCTTCGCCGAGACGGCCCGCCCTGACCAGGTGCGAAATCTGCTTGTTCAGTGCGAACAAATCCGGGGTACGGGACCCTGTACACTCCCTCGCGGAGGCAAAGCCGCGAGCTCGTCGGGGTCTCCGGTGGGGAAATGGCGGGTCGCCAAGGGAAGAGGATTGAGTCGACGTTGAGGCCGTCTCCACGACAGGAACGTGGGCCTGTTCAAGATGCAGAGCCTCCTCCAGCAGATCCTCATGTCTGTCGGGGAAGCAAGACGACCCGGTCGAGCTTGTGCTGGTCATCCGCAACCCAAGGTCAGTTCAAGCTCTGCAGCCTGTAGCCCCTCTCAATGTATGGCTGGTCGGAAAGAATAAATTCacagaaatgaaatgaaatgaagtatatgcatttcaaaaagtaaggtttaggacttatgtaaaaaaaaaaaaaaaaattagggata
This Eucalyptus grandis isolate ANBG69807.140 chromosome 7, ASM1654582v1, whole genome shotgun sequence DNA region includes the following protein-coding sequences:
- the LOC104453445 gene encoding pentatricopeptide repeat-containing protein At1g62260, mitochondrial: MTSTSSTGSSCFPDRHEDLLEEALHLEQAHVPVVETASTSTQSSSLGDPPFPHRRPRRARGFASARECTGSRTPDLFALNKQISHLVRAGRLGEARAVFDAAECRNTVTWNAMITGYVKRGAMARARELFDGMPERDVTSWNLMISGYVSCRGSGFVEEGRELFERMPERDCISWNTMISGYAKVGRMDEALWLFQRMPERNVVSWNTMVTGFLRNGDVERAVGFFKEMPDRDSASLSGLVSGLIRNDKLDEAARIFLEHGNPDGREDTVGAYNTLIAGYGQRRRIEEARYLFDLIPFGNERGEGGAQKFVRNVVSWNTMIMSYVKVGNTVAARELFDQMTERDTFSWNTMISGYVHMSNMEEASKLFQDMPNPDTFTWNTMISGYAETGNLEFARDLFEKMPQKNLVSWNSVIAGYEKNEDYKGAVVLFIQMLTNGEKPDRHTLSSILAIATGLVDLSLGLQIHQLVNKIVNPDVPINNSLITMYSRCGAIVDARTIFDEVNLQKNVITWNAMIGGYASHGFAAEALELFKLMKRFEVRPTYITFISVLSACAHVGLVEEGRRHFLSMSKEYGIEPTVEHFASLVDIVGRHGQLNEAFDIIKGMPMKPDKAVWGALLGACRVHDNVELARVAAEALMQLEPESSAPYILLYNMYADAGRWDDANKVRMMMERNAIKKCKGYSRVDSPQ